In Desulfobaculum bizertense DSM 18034, the sequence AAAATGAAGAAGAGGGAGTGAAGTGACGTCTAGATGACGGAGACTTTTGGGAAAAAGGTATAAGCCGGAGAGCCGGGGGCACCGCAGCGATGCTGGTCTGCGGTGCCATCGGAAAAGGGGTGAGCTTCCAGGCCCTGAATTGAGCGGGAGGGGAGAGGTATGGCCTGTAAAAGGGTACAAGACAAGACCCCAAGCCAAGAGACAGAGCCGGGAAGTGAGCTGCACGGGAGGTGCAGGCGTTGCCACCGAGAGGGTGGCGAGGGGGTGAGCCTTTAGTCCTGCGAACCGAGAGTGACGTTAAAGGCGACGGCGTAGAAGTGGTGGAAGAAGTCCACGTATTCGACGGTCACGCCTTCTGGCACTTCGATGCGAGCGGGGGCAAAGTTCAGAATGCCCTTGATGCCGGCGTCGACAAGGTAGTTGCAGGCACGCTGTGCTCTCTCAGGTGGCGTTGTAATAACGCCGAGTTCGATGCCGAGGTCTGCGGTCCGTTCTTTCAAACGGCGGGAGCAGACGACTTCGAGGCCGGAGACGACTTCACCGATTTTAAACGGATCGCAGTCGAATGCTCCGACGATATGGAATCCACGCAGGCGGAACTCTCTGTGGTTGAGCAGTGCTCGACCGAGGTTACCAACGCCGACGAGGGCGCATTTCCACACACGGTCAACACCAAGCGCCTGCTTGATGCTGGTGATGAGGTCCTGCACGTAATAGCCCACACCGCGGACTCCGAACTCGCCAAAGTAGGCGAGGTCCTTACGAATCTGAGAGGGATTGACGTCACAGGTTCTGGCGAGAAGTTCAGAAGAGATAACGTTCTTGCCATCACGCTGCAGGTTTTCGAGAACCTGGATGTACACAGCCATCCGCTGGATTGTGGCTCTAGGAATATGCTGGCTTTTCACTTTGTTTATGTATCCGAAATATTTGTGAAATTTTTAACAATACACTGGAAAAAGAAGGCCGCACCGTGGCGCGGCCCTCAGTGTAGCAATTTTTGCTGCTAAGCGAAAGGCTTCACGAAGAGCAGAATCAGGTTAACAACGAGGGCGTAAATAGCCAGAGACTCGACGAATGCCAGACCCAGAATCAGGGTCACGGTGATTTTACCGGAAGCCTCAGGGTTACGAGCGGTACCTTCACATGCAGCCTTCAGGCCCATGCCCTGGCCAAGACCACAACCGGCAGCAGCGATAGCCATACCGATAGCGGAAGCCCAGACAGAAGCGGTAGCGACGCCACCATCAGCAGCGAATGCAACAGAAGCGACGGCAACCAGAGCCACAGTGTTCAGTACGGTCAGCAGAGCTTTACGCATTTGGAAACCTCCAAAAATAGTTATTATGCAAGTCGGTCAAATGACCGTTTCCCCCAAAATGGTGGTGTAAACGCAGTTGCTCAGTTTAGTGAGCAGGTTCCAGGGAACCCTTCAGGTAGATCATGCCGAGCATGAAGAAGATGAAGGCCTGGATGAATTTCGCGAGCGCAAACAGGAAGAACATCGGGAGTGTGCTCACGATGGGAGCCAGGGTAAACATCAGCAGCAGAACGATTTCTTCACCCTTAATGTTACCGAAAAGACGGAGGGTAAGAGAAAGCGGACGAGAGATGTGGCTCACCACTTCAATGATGAACATCAGCGGGGCCAGCGGAAGCATGGGACCCATGAAATGCTTGATGTATCCAAATTTCCATTTTTTGATGCCGATCCAGTTGTAATAGACAAACAGGAACAGTGCCATAGAGGCGTTGGTGTTGATGTTTGCCGTTGGTGCGTCAAAACCTGGAACAAGTCCGGCCCAGTTCAGGGGCAGGATGAACAGGAAGAGCGTACACAAAACTGGAAAAACCTTGCGGGCTTCTTCGCCTGCATTGACGACAACGAAGTTTTCTAGTCCGTCAATAATCAGTTCAAAAATGTTCTGGAGTTTTCCTGGAACCATTTTCAGGTTACGGCTAACGAGAAACGCCAGAACAAAGAGGAACAGCATCACGGTCCAGGTAAGGCTGACGTGAACCGGGACATTGATTCCCACAGCCTTGAGTGCGTCAGGAACCAGAAGAACCGGGTGTGATAATCCACCTGCCATTTGCTTACGCCTCCTTCGCGTTTTTCCCTATCACCTGGGCGGCACCCCAGATGAGAATCGTGACCACTACCGTGGAAAGCCCAGCCAGCAGAGACACCACATTTGCGTTTCCCCATGCAATGAGTGCATACAAGGCCAGACCTGTAAGGAGCAGGCGGCCATAAAAGCTGACAAGCAGCTGGACCACAGCGCCTTTTTGCCTGTGAATGAGATGTTGAACAAACTTGGCTAGCGACGAAAAGTTGAGCGTCATGAGCACCGCCCCAGCGCAGAAGTCCCATATAAAGGGAAGCATCCACCCCGTGGCAACTGCAACGAGAAAGCTCAGCCCCGTGAGATAAAACTGATTGCGAACCAGCGCGCGCACATCGGGCAAAACATAGCCCATGTGGTACAGCCGGGCCTCAAACGTTTCATTCATTGTCTTTATGCTCATGGGGAGCCTCGTTTGCTTTCATCATCCGCATTGCTTGCTCGTACACATTTTTGAAGCCAGCAGCAATGCCTAGAATAAGGAAAATTATCAGCATCCACGGTTTGGTACCGAGCCATTTATCGAGATAATAGCCCATGCCAAGACCGACGAATGTAGATACCACCAGCTGCATGCCGATGGAGCCGATGTCGCCCATGAGGTCCAGAAGTGGTCGCTCAGAAGGATCTCGTTTGCCAAAGAACATGTGCTGTCTCCAGGAGTGGACTGCACTAAGTTCAAACATTCACAAACAGCAGCCCACTACCACGCTCAATGTGGTTTCGTCAATTGTATTGCGTGTTTTTCCCGTGCGTTATTTCCCCAAAAAAAAGGGCGAATGACTGCACGAGCCGTTGATATTCGCGGAAATTACTCTGTTTTTCAAAAAAATATCTTTTTTTTGCCCGCGAACAGATGTGCAATGCTAGCGCCGAAAATTCAATCCCGCCACAAAAAGTTTCGTGTATTCAAGCTTGAGCAGAAAAAAAGACGCTGTGGAGTTTCTCCAGAGCGTCTTTGTCTCATTACAGTCCAAATGGGGCGATAATACGTTCCAGCACGCCTTGCAGCTTGGAAATTGCCACGCCGTAGTTGGTGATCGGTACCCCGCGCCTGCGACATTCGCGGATGCGGCGGAGCATCTCCCGGCGGTTCAGCATGCACGAGCCGCAGTGAATGCACAGGCTGTAGCGTTCAAGGTCTTCGGGAAAATCATGCCCGGAAAAGACCTCAAAGTTCAGGGTTTTCCCTGTGTATTTCTTCATCCATGCAGGAATTTTGACCCGCCCGATGTCGTCTTCGAG encodes:
- the atpB gene encoding F0F1 ATP synthase subunit A, which codes for MAGGLSHPVLLVPDALKAVGINVPVHVSLTWTVMLFLFVLAFLVSRNLKMVPGKLQNIFELIIDGLENFVVVNAGEEARKVFPVLCTLFLFILPLNWAGLVPGFDAPTANINTNASMALFLFVYYNWIGIKKWKFGYIKHFMGPMLPLAPLMFIIEVVSHISRPLSLTLRLFGNIKGEEIVLLLMFTLAPIVSTLPMFFLFALAKFIQAFIFFMLGMIYLKGSLEPAH
- a CDS encoding ATP synthase subunit I, with the translated sequence MSIKTMNETFEARLYHMGYVLPDVRALVRNQFYLTGLSFLVAVATGWMLPFIWDFCAGAVLMTLNFSSLAKFVQHLIHRQKGAVVQLLVSFYGRLLLTGLALYALIAWGNANVVSLLAGLSTVVVTILIWGAAQVIGKNAKEA
- the atpE gene encoding ATP synthase F0 subunit C, whose product is MRKALLTVLNTVALVAVASVAFAADGGVATASVWASAIGMAIAAAGCGLGQGMGLKAACEGTARNPEASGKITVTLILGLAFVESLAIYALVVNLILLFVKPFA
- a CDS encoding redox-sensing transcriptional repressor Rex, encoding MKSQHIPRATIQRMAVYIQVLENLQRDGKNVISSELLARTCDVNPSQIRKDLAYFGEFGVRGVGYYVQDLITSIKQALGVDRVWKCALVGVGNLGRALLNHREFRLRGFHIVGAFDCDPFKIGEVVSGLEVVCSRRLKERTADLGIELGVITTPPERAQRACNYLVDAGIKGILNFAPARIEVPEGVTVEYVDFFHHFYAVAFNVTLGSQD
- a CDS encoding AtpZ/AtpI family protein, whose translation is MFFGKRDPSERPLLDLMGDIGSIGMQLVVSTFVGLGMGYYLDKWLGTKPWMLIIFLILGIAAGFKNVYEQAMRMMKANEAPHEHKDNE